The following coding sequences lie in one Bacillus rossius redtenbacheri isolate Brsri chromosome 13, Brsri_v3, whole genome shotgun sequence genomic window:
- the LOC134538094 gene encoding inactive pancreatic lipase-related protein 1-like → MMPVLNHLLLVLLFSAFAARGQQGAAEGGAVPAERFQVTKDVKFLLYTKRNPSSAQTIVLEDHVTSLGNFNKLHETKLVIHGWMSSASKLDAIRAGYMAAGDDYNVIEVDWSAGASTLYPMARGYVE, encoded by the exons ATGATGCCAGTACTTAACCATCTTCTTTTAGTTTTGTTATTCTCAGCAT TTGCCGCTCGCGGCCAGCAGGGCGCGGCGGAGGGAGGAGCGGTGCCCGCGGAGCGGTTCCAGGTCACCAAGGACGTCAAGTTCCTCCTGTACACCAA GAGAAACCCCTCGTCTGCTCAGACGATTGTTCTGGAAGACCACGTGACTTCTCTTGGCAACTTCAACAAACTACACGAGACCAAACTCGTCATTCACGGGTGGATGTCGAGCGCTAGCAAGTTGGATGCCATTCGCGCAG GCTACATGGCGGCGGGCGACGACTACAACGTGATAGAGGTGGACTGGTCGGCTGGAGCCAGCACCTTGTACCCGATGGCGCGCGGCTATGTCGAGTGA
- the LOC134538093 gene encoding pancreatic triacylglycerol lipase-like, which produces MAAGDDYNVIEVDWSAGASALYPVARGHVVEVGARVAKLLDALVASGLSSARLHLIGHSLGAHIAGVAANRFRGKVARVTGLDPAGPLFGVGESAADRLDSSDAGFVDVIHTCAGVLGWKNPIGHADFFPNGGGMVQPGCNNDMAELGLGSCSHTRSHKYFEESITTRTGFVGKQCANWATYKSGKCAHNAHALMGEKVSTSAKGTYFLATRSSAPFAEG; this is translated from the exons ATGGCGGCGGGCGACGACTACAACGTGATAGAGGTGGACTGGTCGGCTGGAGCCAGCGCCTTGTACCCGGTGGCGCGCGGCCACGTGGTGGAGGTTGGCGCGCGTGTGGCCAAGCTGCTGGACGCGCTGGTGGCCTCGGGGCTGAGCTCGGCCAGACTGCACCTGATTGGCCACAGCCTGGGCGCGCACATAGCAGGCGTCGCCGCCAACCGCTTCAGGGGAAAGGTTGCCAGAGTCACCG GGCTGGACCCCGCGGGACCGCTGTTCGGGGTGGGGGAGAGCGCGGCGGACAGACTGGACAGCAGCGACGCTGGGTTCGTGGACGTGATCCACACGTGCGCCGGGGTGCTGGGCTGGAAGAACCCCATCGGACACGCCGACTTCTTCCCCAACGGCGGCGGGATGGTGCAGCCCGGCTGCAACAACGACATGGCGGAGCTCGGCCTGG GCAGCTGCAGCCACACCAGATCCCACAAGTACTTCGAGGAGTCCATAACCACCAGGACTGGCTTCGTCGGGAAACAGTGCGCCAACTGGGCAACGTACAAGAGCGGCAAGTGCGCCCATAACGCGCACGCGCTGATGGGGGAGAAGGTATCGACAAG TGCGAAGGGGACATATTTCCTTGCAACCCGGAGTTCTGCACCATTTGCTGAAGGCTGA